Proteins encoded by one window of Salvia splendens isolate huo1 chromosome 14, SspV2, whole genome shotgun sequence:
- the LOC121765149 gene encoding G-type lectin S-receptor-like serine/threonine-protein kinase LECRK3 → MAFLSPIILVILLLLYPHSTCSQNISIGSSITAASNSNPWRSSPSGDFALGFKQLQPNTDLFLLAIWFDKIPEKTVVWYERSSYPVPRGSMLRLDAANGLILQDPQGGLLYNTSIGDQVSHAWLNDTGNFVIRRRDSSILWESFRHPTDTILPTQSIEMGDTLVSRRSEANFSIGRFYASISNDGRFVFNTKSVPSNSGYDDEYYGGTTSPPNASEAVIRVTFDSGALISLVRRNGQDQILSPSSIPLSSDNYYRATLNFDGVFTQYYHQKSFESNPGWQAARSWPQNICRNNNGFTGSGACGYNSVCTLVNQRPVCECPEGFSLADPGNPYGNCEPKFVQGCTDGGNEYDLVIIDDTDWPNNDYEQIDPSTEEQCRIACQEDCFCDVSIYRDNRCWKKRLPLSNGRVDSSQGLKAFLKIRKRDITTLRNPRPRRDRQTLIVLISVLLGSSAFINCLFITAACVLFFCYNRMFPAPGPVQDPSPSNIRCFTYKELVQATDGFKDELGRGAFGIVYKGTIQTGTVAVKRLDRMFQDSDKEFKTEVNVIGRTHHKNLVSLIGFCEEGTHRLLVYEYMSNGTLADFLFGDLRASWSQRTQIAMGIAKGLTYLHEECSSQIIHCDIKPHNILLDDYYIARISDFGLAKLLTMNQSKTLTNIRGTKGYVAPEWFRNTQISIKVDVYSFGVVLLEIISSRKIVEEGLEFGDGENPILTDWAWDCFVGGRLDALVRNEEDALREMEMVERFVMVGLWCVQEDASLRPSMKKACQMLEGVVQVPNPVNPYQFTTVA, encoded by the coding sequence ATGGCTTTCCTTTCACCTATCATCCTTGTAATACTACTACTGCTCTATCCACATTCCACTTGTTCTCAGAATATATCCATTGGATCATCTATAACAGCAGCCTCAAACTCCAATCCATGGCGCTCCTCCCCCAGCGGCGATTTCGCTCTCGGCTTCAAACAGCTTCAACCTAACACCGATCTCTTTCTACTCGCCATATGGTTCGACAAGATACCAGAAAAAACCGTAGTCTGGTACGAAAGAAGCAGCTACCCTGTCCCTCGTGGCTCCATGCTGCGCCTGGACGCCGCCAACGGCCTTATCCTCCAGGATCCCCAAGGCGGCCTTCTGTACAACACTAGCATAGGGGATCAAGTCAGTCATGCATGGTTGAACGATACCGGAAACTTTGTTATACGGCGCAGAGATTCCTCTATATTATGGGAGAGTTTTAGGCACCCGACCGATACAATATTGCCCACTCAGAGTATTGAGATGGGCGACACGCTTGTTTCGCGGAGAAGTGAGGCTAATTTTTCCATTGGAAGATTCTACGCCTCCATCAGCAACGACGGACGTTTCGTGTTCAACACGAAGAGCGTGCCCTCAAACTCTGGCTACGATGATGAGTACTACGGTGGCACCACTTCTCCTCCAAACGCTTCCGAGGCTGTGATCCGTGTTACATTCGACAGCGGAGCCTTGATTTCTTTGGTGAGGAGAAATGGACAGGACCAAATTCTTAGTCCTAGTTCGATTCCCCTGTCCTCAGACAACTACTACAGAGCAACTCTCAATTTCGATGGAGTTTTCACACAGTACTATCATCAAAAGAGCTTCGAGAGCAACCCGGGCTGGCAAGCTGCAAGATCTTGGCCTCAAAATATCTGTAGGAACAACAATGGGTTCACGGGCAGTGGGGCTTGTGGCTATAACAGCGTTTGCACGCTCGTGAACCAGAGGCCGGTTTGCGAATGCCCGGAGGGTTTTTCGCTGGCCGATCCTGGAAATCCGTATGGCAACTGTGAGCCTAAGTTCGTGCAGGGTTGCACCGATGGTGGCAATGAGTATGACTTGGTGATCATCGATGATACCGATTGGCCTAACAATGACTATGAACAAATAGACCCGAGCACGGAAGAGCAGTGTCGAATTGCTTGCCAGGAGGATTGCTTCTGTGATGTTTCTATATACAGAGATAATAGATGCTGGAAGAAAAGGCTGCCCCTTTCTAATGGCAGAGTCGACTCTTCCCAAGGTTTAAAGGCATTTCTCAAGATAAGGAAACGTGATATTACTACTTTACGAAATCCGAGACCAAGAAGAGATCGGCAGACGTTGATAGTTTTGATATCAGTGCTTTTAGGCAGCTCAGCCTTTATCAACTGCTTATTCATTACTGCAGCTTGTGTCCTTTTTTTCTGTTACAACAGAATGTTTCCAGCTCCTGGTCCTGTTCAAGACCCTTCGCCTTCAAACATACGTTGCTTTACTTATAAAGAACTCGTGCAGGCTACAGACGGGTTCAAAGACGAGCTAGGAAGGGGTGCTTTCGGAATTGTCTACAAAGGGACCATCCAAACCGGTACGGTTGCAGTGAAGAGGCTGGACAGAATGTTTCAGGATTCGGATAAAGAATTCAAGACGGAAGTGAATGTGATTGGGCGGACTCACCACAAGAATTTAGTGAGCCTGATTGGTTTCTGCGAGGAGGGGACTCATCGCTTGCTTGTGTATGAGTACATGAGCAACGGAACGCTTGCAGACTTTCTTTTCGGGGATCTGAGAGCAAGCTGGAGCCAGAGGACTCAAATCGCAATGGGGATAGCGAAGGGGCTAACATACTTGCACGAGGAGTGCAGCAGCCAGATCATACACTGCGATATAAAGCCTCACAACATTCTCCTTGACGATTACTACATCGCTAGGATATCGGATTTTGGGCTGGCTAAGCTTCTGACGATGAATCAGAGCAAGACGCTGACCAATATCCGAGGCACCAAAGGCTATGTTGCTCCTGAATGGTTCAGGAACACGCAGATATCGATCAAAGTTGATGTTTACAGCTTCGGAGTGGTGCTGCTGGAGATCATCTCGAGCAGGAAGATCGTGGAGGAGGGGCTTGAATTTGGAGATGGTGAAAATCCGATTCTGACGGACTGGGCGTGGGACTGCTTTGTGGGAGGGAGATTGGATGCGTTGGTGAGAAACGAGGAGGACGCGTTGAGAGAGATGGAAATGGTGGAAAGATTCGTGATGGTTGGGCTTTGGTGCGTGCAAGAAGATGCATCGCTTAGGCCAAGCATGAAGAAAGCATGTCAAATGCTGGAAGGAGTAGTCCAAGTTCCCAACCCAGTGAATCCTTATCAATTCACCACAGTTGCTTGA
- the LOC121764164 gene encoding uncharacterized protein LOC121764164 gives MAENDAYADYHKLPSFIKVFSRSRNKEELRLPPLWVAEHGSDLLVDCSLVMPNGTRWHVRLINIASGCHFCCGWSEYRSENNLSNGEKLTFTLVDVGIFHVKRYKSGTRCPPPRCDREGLNEDEEDNEVYTPDIDSSDDSVPSDVESEATDKSDYDCERRALDDDEYPTWTLKLTKSNTKRTIEIPTELWELHIRDAPNQNVVHFLVDGQT, from the exons ATGGCGGAAAACGACGCATATGCCGATTACCATAAGCTCCCTTCATTCATCAAGGTGTTTTCCCGATCTCGCAACAAAGAGGAATTG CGGCTACCTCCACTATGGGTTGCGGAACATGGGAGTGACCTGCTCGTCGACTGCTCGCTCGTGATGCCAAATGGTACTCGTTGGCACGTCCGTTTGATTAATATAGCCAGTGGATGCCACTTTTGCTGTGGCTGGTCGGAATACCGGAGTGAGAATAACCTTTCCAACGGTGAGAAACTAACCTTCACTCTCGTAGATGTTGGGATTTTCCACGTAAAAAGATATAAGTCGGGGACCAGGTGCCCCCCTCCCCGCTGTGATCGCGAAG GGCTGAATGAGGACGAGGAGGACAATGAGGTCTACACCCCTGATATTGATTCGTCTGACGATAGCGTTCCGTCGGATGTGGAATCTGAGGCAACAGACAAAAGCGACTACGACTGTGAAAGGAGAGCGCTTGACGACGACGAGTATCCCACATGGACCCTGAAGCTGACCAAATCAAATACCAAGCGTACAATAGAAATTCCTACCGAATTGTGGGAACTTCACATCCGTGACGCCCCGAATCAAAATGTGGTGCATTTTCTAGTTGACGGCCAAACATAG
- the LOC121764165 gene encoding B3 domain-containing protein Os03g0619600-like, with protein MANYGANSTPHVDPDYPTLPVFLKVFNQHRCKDELQLPPEFVRTHGHELPFDCRLIWPNGIRYMVRILKLPNGFFFTTGWKQFVRATSLVHGDHLIFTLVDVGVFNVKRFDMRTNCPPAGDVDGNEDQESEASYSAAIDTSDDYVPSETESELTGDDDYVDDSGALNINGFPTFVYTLTASNINRSLKIPYCFLQRHIPMGAIQAGVYLVNDGRMWLCSLKHNSRKIRVKNDWARFKQDNNLVEGVRCHFQLVDSFVVLFHVRIERP; from the exons ATGGCCAACTATGGTGCTAACTCCACCCCGCACGTCGACCCGGACTACCCAACACTCCCTGTATTCCTGAAGGTGTTCAACCAGCATCGTTGCAAGGATGAACTG CAGCTTCCGCCCGAATTCGTCCGGACTCACGGCCATGAACTACCGTTCGACTGCAGGCTCATATGGCCGAATGGGATTCGATACATGGTGCGCATTCTGAAGCTGCCGAATGGGTTCTTCTTCACCACCGGTTGGAAACAATTTGTTCGTGCTACCAGCCTCGTCCATGGTGATCATCTCATCTTCACTTTGGTGGATGTTGGAGTGTTCAATGTAAAGAGGTTTGATATGCGAACGAACTGTCCCCCGGCTGGAGACGTGGATG GTAATGAAGACCAGGAATCCGAAGCTAGCTACTCAGCGGCCATCGATACATCCGACGACTACGTGCCATCGGAGACTGAATCTGAATTAACAGGTGATGACGACTATGTGGACGATAGCGGGGCTCTAAACATCAATGGCTTCCCAACGTTCGTCTACACCCTCACTGCGAGCAATATCAATCGCAGCCTTAAGATCCCATATTGTTTCTTGCAACGACATATTCCGATGGGGGCAATACAAGCGGGAGTGTATCTGGTAAACGATGGGAGGATGTGGTTGTGTTCACTCAAACACAACTCCAGGAAGATAAGGGTAAAGAACGACTGGGCTCGTTTCAAGCAAGATAACAATCTGGTGGAAGGGGTGCGTTGCCATTTCCAGCTAGTTGACAGCTTTGTTGTCCTATTCCATGTTAGGATTGAACGCCCATAA